CAGAGCACATTTATGATGGAAATGACGGAAACAGCGAACATCCTGAATAATGCAACCAGCAATAGTTTGATTATTCTTGATGAAATCGGTCGAGGGACGAGCACTTTCGATGGTATTAGTCTAGCCTGGGCAATCGTCGAGTATATCCATGGCCATCTTCAGGCAAAGACGCTCTTTGCCACACATTTTCATCAGCTCAATAGCCTGGAAGAGAAATGTGCAAACATAAAGAATTACAATATTGCTGTCCAGGAAAAAGAGGATGACATTATTTTTCTGCGTAAAATTGTCGAAGGAGGGACGGATAAAAGTTACGGCATTCATGCGGCAAAACTGGCAGGCATTCCTTTAGCGGTTATTCAGCGTGCAAAAGAAATTATGGGAAGACTAGATATGAATGACCAGATTGCTGAACGCATTCATCAACCCTTGAAGTTGGAGAAGAATGTGGAGAATTTACCAGACAAAGCGCAAGAAAAATTATCATCCCCATCTCAAAAGAAGAAACCAGCTCCACAGAAAATCCCAAACAACGATCTGCTTCATTTCTTCTCTTCGGAATAATTTTTTCTTGATCTCTCTTGGTGCTCTTTCAAAAGCCTCCATAGTTCTTGATGTACTATTTTCTCAGAAGCTTCATACCATGTTTCACCATGTTTGTCAGCGTCTAAAACAACTTGATGAAGTCTTTTCCGAACAATCTCTTGAATCTTATTGATGGCATATTGGAAACTTTTTCCTTCTCCTTCGCATATAGAAAAAACCAGTGCACCTATATTTACCACATAATCTGGAGCAAAAATAATTCCTCTCTCTTGCATTTCTTTTGCAGATTGCAAAGCATTGGTTAGGGGATTATTAGCTGCACCAATGACCAGTTTACCATGCAACTTCCCGATGTTCTCTGGTGTTAAAATATCTCCGCAAGCGTTAGGTGAGAAGATTTCGCATTCTGTTCCATATATATCCTCAGGGCTAATCGTTCTTACCTTATACTTTTGAGCAATGCACGCTAGTTTCGCAGAATCGAGATCAGTTATAACAATATCAGCATCTTCTTCTTTTAATCTTCTAACCAAATCAGATCCAACACTTCCAACACCTTGCACAGCAACAACTCTATCTTTCAAGCTATCAGTTCCATACTTCTGTTCACAAAGTGTTTTCATCGCAACAACTACTCCGTATGCAGTAGCAGCCCCCCCATTACCCAAACCAGTAGATAAAAGTCCATCAACAAAATCAGTTTCTTCTGCTACATATTCCAGATCACTCGGATAGATATTCACATCACAACCGGTTTGAAATCTGCCATTAAGAGATTGAACAAATCTTCCATAATTCCTAAGCATTCCAGGAGTTTTTTGGGTTATTGGATCACCAATGATTACTCCTTTTGCTCCACTATAACCACCATTGTCTTTATCTCCAATGATGATGCATTTTTTAGTCATAGCATTGGCAGATCTCAAAGCATCTGCTATTCCCTCATCTACCGAAGAATAGTTCTTCATTCTGGTTCCGCCATTTCCTCTGTTGCGATAACTGGTGTTAAGAGCAATAACAAAAGTGCAACCAGAGCCAGCATTATAGTGAATATGCAATTCATTACAATTATTTTGCTGCATAAGCTGTTCTATCATTTAGATCGCTCTCTCGGTTGCTATTATTCCTCTTCGGTGCAGTTCCTTTTTTAGAAAAACATACCAATAATCTCCTAGAAGATTGTATCTCTTACAAAGAAAATCAATTTCATTCTGCTTTTCAACAGTCGGATTTTTTAACATCTCTGAGCATACGTTCGGCTCTAGATTAGCTAACGGCAAAATATACCCAGCAACTCCTTTAGATTGATAGCAAAGATGTTCCCATCCTTGAAATACAGGAACTTCGAGGCCTGAATCAACTAATCTCTTTGTAAATTCAGCAGAACAACTCGCTTCTTTTATTCCTACAATGTTTCCTAATCTACAAATCCGTTCGATTGTTTCATATCCTATTGAATTTCCTGAGATTGCTTCTTCGTTATAAATAAATACAGGAACACCAACTTTTTTTATTTGTTCAAAGTGTTGGTAGATTTCCCCTTGGGTGGTTTCTTTTCCAAATGGTGTGGTAACGACAACAGCATCAACCCCTAATCGCTGTGCCGTTCTAGCCTTTTCTACAGCTTCTTCAGTTGTTTTATACTCTACACCTGCTAAAACAGGCAAACCTAAAGAATGCTTAAGAGTCAACTTAACCATAGCTTCCCATTGTTCATCGCTTAATCTCCAACCCTCTCCTGAACTAAGTGTTGGCATTAATGCAGTGGCGTATGGTCCAACAAAATCAACGAGATTCTTTACACTTTTTTCACATACATGTCCCTTATAATCTACGGGAGTGATTAATGGAGGAATTATTCCAGAGTACATACTCTCACCTCCAAAGACTTCTGATACATTTTTTCCAATTCCTGTGGAAATGAAAGTTCCTCACCAGCTTCTGGAGAACGAACATAATCTCTTCCTGCTAATTTTGGATTCACAGAATATAATTCTGCTCCTCTGGCAATTGCCATTCCAGCAGTCAATCTGTCTGCAATACTCAAATCTTGTAAATCTGGATTAGTTGTTGCTTCTCGG
This region of Candidatus Woesearchaeota archaeon genomic DNA includes:
- a CDS encoding dihydrodipicolinate synthase family protein, translated to MYSGIIPPLITPVDYKGHVCEKSVKNLVDFVGPYATALMPTLSSGEGWRLSDEQWEAMVKLTLKHSLGLPVLAGVEYKTTEEAVEKARTAQRLGVDAVVVTTPFGKETTQGEIYQHFEQIKKVGVPVFIYNEEAISGNSIGYETIERICRLGNIVGIKEASCSAEFTKRLVDSGLEVPVFQGWEHLCYQSKGVAGYILPLANLEPNVCSEMLKNPTVEKQNEIDFLCKRYNLLGDYWYVFLKKELHRRGIIATERAI
- a CDS encoding Glu/Leu/Phe/Val dehydrogenase; translated protein: MIEQLMQQNNCNELHIHYNAGSGCTFVIALNTSYRNRGNGGTRMKNYSSVDEGIADALRSANAMTKKCIIIGDKDNGGYSGAKGVIIGDPITQKTPGMLRNYGRFVQSLNGRFQTGCDVNIYPSDLEYVAEETDFVDGLLSTGLGNGGAATAYGVVVAMKTLCEQKYGTDSLKDRVVAVQGVGSVGSDLVRRLKEEDADIVITDLDSAKLACIAQKYKVRTISPEDIYGTECEIFSPNACGDILTPENIGKLHGKLVIGAANNPLTNALQSAKEMQERGIIFAPDYVVNIGALVFSICEGEGKSFQYAINKIQEIVRKRLHQVVLDADKHGETWYEASEKIVHQELWRLLKEHQERSRKNYSEEKK